A genomic segment from Leptospira kirschneri serovar Cynopteri str. 3522 CT encodes:
- the fliR gene encoding flagellar biosynthetic protein FliR: MEYFINHFQVFLLILSRLMGLLSVAPVFSYPSISVPQKMIFSFLVSVILFPVIAGFLPPVPGDMGSYGLVIIAEALIGILLGFLISLIFAAFQMAGEFFNVQLGFGYAEILDPVTQTSLPVISTLKNLLGMLLFLTLGAYRIMFESLAYSFEKIQVLRFVPEIQNGIYKAMEDAVGAMFFVAFRLSLPVLGIILLVTVSEALMGKAAPQLNILQLSFPIKVTIGLIVMIFITPYLVSQMGAAFDLSFDKVNLMLQEWPK, from the coding sequence ATGGAATACTTTATCAATCATTTTCAGGTTTTTTTACTGATCCTTTCGAGGTTGATGGGATTATTGTCTGTTGCGCCTGTCTTTTCGTATCCTTCTATCAGTGTTCCTCAAAAGATGATTTTTTCCTTTTTAGTTTCGGTGATTTTATTTCCGGTGATCGCAGGTTTTTTACCTCCGGTTCCGGGAGATATGGGGAGTTATGGACTTGTGATAATCGCTGAAGCTCTGATCGGAATTCTTTTGGGTTTTTTGATCAGTTTGATTTTTGCGGCCTTTCAGATGGCGGGTGAATTTTTTAACGTTCAATTGGGTTTTGGTTATGCGGAGATTTTAGATCCAGTTACTCAAACCAGTTTGCCCGTGATCAGTACTTTAAAAAATTTATTGGGGATGTTGCTTTTTTTAACGTTAGGCGCTTATCGAATCATGTTCGAAAGTCTTGCTTATTCTTTTGAAAAGATTCAGGTTTTACGATTTGTTCCGGAGATTCAAAACGGAATTTATAAGGCTATGGAAGACGCGGTGGGAGCAATGTTTTTTGTAGCATTTCGGTTATCTCTTCCAGTTTTGGGAATTATACTACTCGTGACCGTTTCCGAAGCTTTGATGGGTAAGGCGGCTCCACAACTTAACATTTTGCAATTATCGTTTCCGATCAAAGTTACGATTGGTCTGATCGTGATGATTTTTATCACCCCTTATTTGGTCTCCCAGATGGGAGCGGCTTTTGATTTATCCTTTGATAAGGTAAATCTAATGTTGCAGGAGTGGCCGAAATGA
- the fliQ gene encoding flagellar biosynthesis protein FliQ: MTELDVMTLIRDSLYITLKISSPILFTALVVGLIVGILQTTTSIQEPTIAFVPKLLAIFIVIVIFSSWMIQTMTDYTRNLFLMIEKF, from the coding sequence ATGACGGAATTAGACGTTATGACTTTAATTAGAGATTCCTTATATATTACCCTAAAAATATCATCTCCTATACTTTTTACGGCTTTGGTAGTGGGTTTGATCGTAGGGATATTGCAGACTACTACTTCAATTCAAGAACCTACAATCGCGTTTGTTCCTAAACTTTTAGCGATTTTTATCGTGATCGTAATTTTTTCTTCCTGGATGATCCAGACGATGACCGATTATACCAGAAACCTTTTTTTGATGATCGAGAAATTTTAG
- the fliP gene encoding flagellar type III secretion system pore protein FliP (The bacterial flagellar biogenesis protein FliP forms a type III secretion system (T3SS)-type pore required for flagellar assembly.): MKMRHKKFIKNITWVLLFLASLSLGSVFFTLEAQSAGTRIPIPNLNINVNEAKSPRETSLSLMVLFLVTILSLAPAIVMSLTSFTKIVIVLDFVRRALSIQNLPPNQVMMGLALFMTFFIMAPTLNTVNEKALGPYLEGKIDTNAFFEKGIVPIREFMMRQIGTSGAKDVALFLKIGKVEKVESFDDVPSYVLIPAFMLSEIKKAFWIGIVIFIPFIVIDLVVASALLSMGLMMLPPVMVSLPFKLILFVLVDGWNLIVYELVRSYK, encoded by the coding sequence ATGAAAATGAGACATAAAAAGTTTATCAAGAACATAACCTGGGTTTTATTGTTTCTAGCGAGTTTATCTTTGGGTTCCGTTTTTTTTACCCTAGAAGCTCAATCTGCAGGAACTAGAATTCCGATTCCGAATTTAAATATCAATGTAAACGAGGCCAAGAGTCCGAGAGAGACTAGTCTTTCTCTCATGGTTTTATTTTTAGTTACGATTCTTTCCTTGGCCCCGGCGATCGTGATGTCTTTGACATCGTTTACTAAAATCGTGATCGTTTTAGATTTTGTAAGAAGGGCTTTATCGATTCAGAATCTTCCGCCTAACCAGGTAATGATGGGGCTCGCTCTTTTTATGACTTTTTTTATCATGGCGCCTACGTTGAACACTGTCAATGAAAAGGCACTCGGCCCGTATCTAGAAGGTAAGATCGATACGAACGCCTTTTTTGAAAAAGGAATCGTTCCTATTCGTGAATTTATGATGCGTCAGATTGGAACTTCCGGCGCAAAAGACGTGGCTCTTTTTTTAAAAATTGGAAAGGTAGAAAAAGTAGAATCTTTCGACGACGTTCCTTCCTACGTTTTGATTCCAGCCTTTATGTTAAGCGAAATCAAAAAAGCGTTTTGGATCGGTATAGTCATTTTTATTCCGTTTATCGTAATCGATTTAGTAGTGGCTTCGGCGCTTCTTTCTATGGGTCTTATGATGTTGCCTCCGGTGATGGTCAGCCTTCCGTTTAAACTGATTTTATTCGTTCTTGTAGATGGTTGGAACTTAATCGTCTATGAACTCGTAAGGAGTTATAAATGA
- the fliO gene encoding flagellar biosynthetic protein FliO, which translates to MKFLETSQSNGKKTISILSIFSVLSILIIFNFTVISLSAQSERELMDEALKKELGDFSPKRNSETNSEGKKADAPTANSSTEIKSTQNGTSQSNSSETQQESNPVEERYRPKDEGPGIAGTLLRVVFILGLLCAALYYILKYVSKNREGRLPVRGEMSVLSSLILGPNKQLQIVEISQRLYVLGVADNGINLITEILDPEVKHRILQKKENFQPPEGGFLVTVLEQIKDLNSRISGNTEGPPDRGANREEKRKQARKKLEELKEKTSSLEGGLFDLK; encoded by the coding sequence GTGAAATTTTTGGAAACTTCCCAAAGTAACGGAAAGAAAACGATTTCCATTCTTTCCATTTTTTCCGTTCTTTCCATTTTGATTATATTCAATTTTACTGTTATTTCTTTATCGGCTCAATCTGAAAGAGAGCTGATGGACGAGGCTCTTAAAAAAGAATTAGGGGATTTTTCTCCAAAGAGAAATTCAGAAACGAATTCCGAGGGAAAAAAAGCGGATGCCCCTACCGCTAATTCTTCTACCGAAATTAAATCAACTCAGAACGGAACTTCTCAATCAAATTCTTCTGAAACACAACAGGAATCCAATCCGGTAGAAGAAAGGTATCGTCCTAAAGATGAAGGTCCAGGAATTGCGGGAACTCTTCTCAGGGTGGTTTTTATACTGGGGCTACTTTGTGCAGCACTTTATTATATTCTAAAATACGTATCTAAGAATCGGGAAGGTAGGCTTCCGGTTCGAGGTGAAATGAGCGTTCTTTCGAGTCTGATCCTTGGACCCAATAAACAACTTCAGATTGTGGAAATTTCGCAAAGACTATACGTTCTCGGAGTTGCCGACAATGGGATCAATTTGATTACAGAAATTTTGGATCCGGAAGTAAAACATAGGATTTTACAAAAGAAAGAAAATTTTCAACCTCCAGAAGGTGGTTTTTTAGTTACTGTGCTGGAACAGATTAAGGATTTAAATTCTAGGATTTCTGGAAATACAGAGGGACCTCCGGACAGAGGTGCCAATCGGGAAGAAAAACGAAAACAGGCCCGAAAAAAATTAGAAGAACTCAAAGAAAAAACAAGCTCGCTCGAAGGCGGGCTTTTCGATTTGAAATGA
- the fliN gene encoding flagellar motor switch protein FliN → MGEGSLSQEEIDALLAGASDSFDPGTVAPAATQKEVPGISPVDRDILSDLLASCFQVAGNTLGAVLSRSSAFLNPNVETKTRKDIESELKSGSFLLYSTLSGSVNGRVVLAMSAENAVKISNSMMGGFDSGELDEAQMQTLRDSLTPVMGALISQISTKTGGGVNGSPSETRNVTSPAALVLPDGETLIRVFFNLTIENIPSFRVQFLLSLSTASDLLNLYRRSGSAGGDMSGMGMGGMGGMGMAPGSMSVKSVAFPNLGTASGASNTPNLNLLMDVQMSVTVELGRTKMYIKDILGLGEGSIIELDKLAGEPVDLLVNGKLIAKGEVVVIDENFGVRVTDIVSPIDRIKPEGK, encoded by the coding sequence ATGGGTGAAGGTTCCTTATCACAGGAAGAAATAGACGCATTACTCGCCGGAGCAAGCGATTCGTTTGATCCGGGAACTGTGGCGCCTGCGGCTACACAAAAAGAAGTTCCGGGAATATCCCCCGTAGATCGGGATATTTTATCGGATCTTTTAGCTTCTTGTTTTCAAGTTGCAGGAAACACGTTAGGTGCCGTTCTTTCTCGTTCCTCTGCATTTTTAAATCCGAATGTAGAAACTAAAACCCGAAAAGATATAGAGTCCGAATTAAAATCCGGATCTTTTCTTTTATATTCTACACTTTCTGGAAGTGTGAATGGAAGAGTCGTTTTAGCAATGTCCGCAGAGAATGCGGTAAAAATTTCCAATTCAATGATGGGCGGTTTCGATTCTGGAGAATTGGACGAAGCTCAGATGCAAACACTCCGAGATTCTCTGACTCCTGTAATGGGGGCTTTGATCTCACAGATCAGTACAAAAACGGGAGGAGGAGTGAATGGATCTCCTTCCGAAACTAGAAATGTAACTTCTCCTGCGGCTTTGGTTTTGCCGGACGGGGAAACTCTGATTCGAGTCTTCTTTAATCTTACGATTGAAAATATACCTTCTTTTAGAGTTCAATTTTTACTCTCACTTTCCACTGCTTCGGATCTTTTGAATCTTTATCGTCGTTCCGGAAGTGCGGGCGGTGATATGAGTGGAATGGGGATGGGGGGTATGGGCGGAATGGGAATGGCTCCGGGTTCTATGTCCGTCAAGTCTGTCGCGTTCCCCAATTTAGGAACTGCGAGTGGTGCTTCCAATACTCCTAATTTGAATCTATTAATGGACGTTCAGATGAGCGTTACCGTGGAACTGGGAAGAACTAAGATGTATATCAAAGACATTTTAGGTTTAGGGGAAGGTTCTATCATAGAATTGGATAAACTCGCTGGCGAGCCAGTGGATCTTTTAGTAAACGGCAAATTGATCGCAAAAGGTGAGGTAGTGGTCATCGACGAAAATTTCGGAGTGCGTGTAACGGATATAGTAAGCCCTATCGATCGGATCAAACCGGAGGGGAAGTGA
- a CDS encoding DUF971 domain-containing protein encodes MTQLSLKATTPDQIDFDENHLKITWKDGVISIFDLLDLRKRCPCVVCKGGHGGKIGTTTGAIQSIRLYSVNKVGRYAINLIWSDNHQTGIYSYDSLRMFADGLGGELS; translated from the coding sequence ATGACTCAGCTCAGTTTAAAAGCAACTACACCCGATCAAATTGACTTTGATGAAAATCATCTAAAAATTACGTGGAAGGATGGGGTCATTTCTATTTTCGATTTGTTAGATCTTAGAAAACGTTGTCCTTGTGTGGTTTGTAAAGGTGGACACGGAGGGAAGATCGGAACTACTACCGGGGCAATTCAGTCGATTCGGCTCTATTCGGTCAATAAAGTTGGAAGATACGCAATCAATCTGATCTGGAGCGACAACCATCAAACTGGGATTTATTCTTACGATTCTTTGAGAATGTTTGCGGACGGTTTAGGAGGGGAATTAAGCTAA